The Tenrec ecaudatus isolate mTenEca1 chromosome 13, mTenEca1.hap1, whole genome shotgun sequence genome segment TCTGAAGAGAGTTTCACCCAACATAAAAGCAGGCCCTGACCTGCGTTAAGGGGGGACCCTCATTTCCCATATATGACCAAAGCGTGACCAAGGCTTCTGGCCTCACAATGGAGCCCCGCCCAGCTACTGGGCCACGCCTCTTCACAGTCACAATGGCTTCAGGCCTTAAATACCCAGACTCCTGGCCTCCGGCCCTGCAAAGCCCCTCATTTTGGCAGAAAGTAGGATGTCGACCAGCCGCAaactaaagggtcatggcatgaggagggGCAAGAACCGGTCTCCCCACAAGGGAGTCAAGAGAGGTGGGAATAAAAGAAAGTACCGGAGGAGCCTAAAGAGCAGGAAACGGGGCGATGATGGTAAGTGAGGCGGGGGAGGGAGCAGGCCAACTAGAAAAGCTTGTGGCTCCAAAGGTCTGCTCTCCTGGGGTCAGTCCTATGGCCTTTGAAGTCTCATCCTGAGATTTCCGATTTTCAAGTTCATCTGGGCCAGAAGGGTATGCATGGGGATGTTCTAATCTATGGGCCATGTTCCCAATCTGCCCTTCCCCGCAGCCAATCGCAATTACCGCTCACACTTGTGAGCTCAAGGCGGGCTCTGCCCAGGGGAACATTGAACACCACCGGGCAGCGAAGACAGCAGGGAGGGACTGCCAAGGCCACCTGGAGTTCAATCAACGGCAGAGAAGAGCTGATCGCATGTGGGTAAAAAGCCAATCGTGAAGAAAATGAGGAATGTATATGTTGGCTGTTTCTCCCCAACATCTCAATAA includes the following:
- the TNP1 gene encoding spermatid nuclear transition protein 1; protein product: MSTSRKLKGHGMRRGKNRSPHKGVKRGGNKRKYRRSLKSRKRGDDANRNYRSHL